The proteins below come from a single Hirundo rustica isolate bHirRus1 unplaced genomic scaffold, bHirRus1.pri.v3 scaffold_164_arrow_ctg1, whole genome shotgun sequence genomic window:
- the LOC120747695 gene encoding uncharacterized protein LOC120747695, whose protein sequence is MGPRKMRQSRREEREALEWPVAVVATLGELVAAVTAPRRSTWPLLYPQSMHQDLRKFIRTLRDTLDHGGVTSLGQRGVTPLGQALATPGATWADVRAAVRGWRKLVDELDENWDNLVDDAADLFDDLKDKATTRATAEDTDEEMDETDEDTDEETDEETDEETDEDTATARDGDLMDDSAGQGTSGDNLVATAQQTPTARANDEFDLMLEEHYARVDAAKKTMIEAMVAAGQAETATRREQLVAVGLLGRLVYECKKASCLTLELDDRLKSIKTALEGTQEASPNVPEALVAAVAEFERLWDASARLTTRHLLVTLGEIDFLLSSPDGGSGGPRGPRGRAVAKRCQKAIKSIPRLLKGK, encoded by the exons ATGGGGCCTCGAAAGATGCGACAGTCCCGGCGAGAGGAGAGAGAg GCGCTGGAGTGGCCGGTGGCCGTGGTGGCCACCCTGGGCGAGCTGGTGGCCGCCGTGACCGCGCCACGCAGGAGCACGTGGCCACTCCTGTACCCACAGTCCATGCACCAAGACCTGAGGAAATTCATCCGGACCCTCCGGGACACCCTGGACCACGGCggtgtcacctccctgggccAGCGCGGTGTCACCCCCCTGGGCCAGGCTCTGGCCACCCCTGGGGCCACCTGGGCCGATGTGAGAGCCGCGGTCAGAGGCTGGCGGAAGTTGGTGGATGAGCTCGATGAGAACTGGGACAATCTGGTTGACGATGCTGCTGACCTCTTTGATGACTTGAAGGACAAGGCCACCACCAGGGCCACTGCCGAGGACACTGATGAGGAGATGGATGAGACTGACGAGGACACTGATGAGGAGACCGATGAGGAGACCGATGAGGAGACTGATGAGGACACTGCCACCGCCCGGGATGGGGACCTGATGGATGACAGCGCCGGCCAGGGGACATCTGGGGACAACCTGGTGGCCACAGCCCAGCAGACACCGACGGCTCGTGCTAATGATGAGTTTGACTTGATGCTGGAAGAGCACTATGCCCGGGTGGATGCAGCCAAGAAGACCATGATAGAGGCCATGGTGGCCGCCGGCCAGGCAGAGACGGCCACCAGGAGGGAACAGCTGGTGGCCGTGGGACTGCTGGGGCGCTTGGTGTATGAGTGTAAGAAAGCCTCCTGTCTCACCTTGGAGCTGGATGACCGGCTCAAATCCATCAAGACCGCCCtggaggggacacaggaggCGTCCCCCAATGTCCCCGAGGCCTTGGTGGCCGCGGTGGCCGAATTCGAGCGGCTGTGGGACGCCAGCGCCCGCCTGACCACGCGTCACCTGCTGGTGACACTTGGGGAAATCGACTTCCTCCTCTCGAGTCCCGACGGCGGCTCCGGTGGCCCTCGTGGCCCCCGTGGCCGTGCGGTGGCCAAACGGTGCCAGAAAGCCATCAAGAGCATCCCGAGGCTTCTGAAGGGAAAGTGA